One part of the Dasypus novemcinctus isolate mDasNov1 chromosome 29, mDasNov1.1.hap2, whole genome shotgun sequence genome encodes these proteins:
- the BMP1 gene encoding bone morphogenetic protein 1, which translates to MDLYRSRLCWYDYVEVRDGFWRKAPLRGRFCGGKLPEPIVSTDSRLWVEFRSSSNWVGKGFFAVYEAICGGDVKKDNGHIQSPNYPDDYRPSKVCVWRIQVSEGFHVGLTFQSFEIERHDSCAYDYLEVRDGHSESSPLIGRYCGYEKPDDIKSTSSRLWLKFVSDGSINKAGFAVNFFKEVDECSRPNRGGCEQRCLNTLGSYKCSCDPGYELAPDKRRCEAACGGFLTKLNGSITSPGWPKEYPPNKNCIWQLVAPTQYRISLQFDFFETEGNDVCKYDFVEVRSGLTADSKLHGKFCGSERPEVITSQYNNMRVEFKSDNTVSKKGFKAHFFSDKDECSKDNGGCQQECVNTFGSYECQCRSGFVLHDNKHDCKEAGCDHRVTSTSGTITSPNWPDKYPSKKECTWAISSTPGHRVKLTFMEMDIESQPECAYDHLEVYDGRDAKAAVLGRFCGSKRPEPVLATGSRMFLRFFSDNSVQRKGFQAAHSTECGGQVRAEVKTKDLYSHAQFGDNNYPGGVDCEWVIVAEEGYGVELVFQTFEVEEETDCGYDYMELFDGYDSTAPRLGRYCGSGPPEEVYSAGDSVLIRFHSDDTITKKGFHLRYTSTKFQDTLHSRK; encoded by the exons GCCGTTTCTGCGGGGGCAAGCTCCCCGAGCCCATCGTGTCCACCGACAGCCGCCTCTGGGTCGAGTTCCGCAGCAGCAGCAACTGGGTTGGAAAGGGCTTCTTCGCTGTCTATGAAG CCATCTGCGGGGGCGACGTGAAGAAGGACAACGGCCACATCCAGTCGCCCAACTACCCCGACGACTACCGGCCCAGCAAGGTGTGCGTCTGGCGGATCCAGGTGTCGGAAGGGTTCCACGTGGGCCTCACCTTCCAGTCCTTCGAG ATCGAGCGCCACGACAGCTGTGCCTACGACTACCTGGAGGTCCGCGACGGGCACAGCGAGAGCAGCCCCCTCATCGGGCGCTACTGCGGCTACGAGAAGCCCGACGACATCAAGAGCACGTCCAGCCGCCTCTGGCTCAAGTTCGTCTCCGACGGGTCCATCAACAAAGCGGGCTTTGCCGTCAACTTCTTCAAAG AGGTGGACGAGTGCTCTCGGCCCAACCGCGGGGGCTGTGAGCAGCGGTGTCTCAACACCTTGGGCAGCTACAAGTGCAGCTGTGACCCTGGCTACGAGCTGGCCCCGGACAAGCGCCGCTGCGAGG CTGCCTGTGGCGGGTTCCTCACCAAGCTCAACGGCTCCATCACCAGCCCGGGCTGGCCCAAGGAGTACCCCCCAAACAAAAACTGCATCTGGCAGTTGGTAGCCCCCACCCAGTACCGCATCTCCCTGCAGTTCGACTTCTTCGAGACGGAGGGCAATGAC GTGTGCAAGTACGACTTCGTGGAGGTGCGCAGCGGCCTCACCGCCGACTCCAAGCTGCACGGCAAGTTCTGCGGCTCCGAGCGGCCCGAGGTCATCACCTCCCAGTACAACAACATGCGCGTGGAGTTCAAGTCCGACAACACCGTCTCCAAGAAGGGCTTCAAGGCCCACTTCTTCTCAG aCAAGGACGAGTGCTCCAAAGATAACGGCGGCTGCCAGCAAGAGTGCGTCAACACCTTCGGCAGCTACGAGTGCCAGTGTCGCAGCGGCTTCGTCCTCCACGACAACAAGCACGACTGCAAGGAAG CTGGCTGTGACCACAGGGTGACATCCACCAGTGGCACCATCACCAGCCCCAACTGGCCTGACAAATATCCCAGCAAGAAAGAGTGCACCTGGGCTATCTCTAGCACCCCCGGGCACCGGGTCAAGCTG ACCTTCATGGAGATGGACATCGAGTCCCAGCCCGAGTGCGCGTACGACCACCTGGAGGTGTACGACGGGCGGGACGCCAAGGCTGCCGTCCTGGGCCGCTTCTGCGGGAGCAAGAGGCCCGAGCCCGTCCTGGCCACGGGCAGCCGCATGTTCCTGCGCTTCTTCTCCGACAACTCCGTCCAGCGGAAGGGCTTCCAGGCAGCCCACTCCACAG AGTGCGGGGGCCAGGTCCGGGCAGAGGTGAAGACCAAGGACCTCTACTCCCACGCCCAGTTTGGAGACAACAACTACCCTGGGGGCGTGGACTGCGAGTGGGTCATCGTGGCCGAGGAGGGCTACGGCGTGGAGCTCGTGTTCCAGACCTTCGAGGTGGAGGAGGAGACCGACTGCGGCTACGACTACATGGAGCTCTTCGACGGCTATGACAGCACGGCCCCCAGACTGGGGCGCTACTGTGGCTCCGGG cctcccGAGGAGGTGTACTCGGCTGGAGACTCCGTCCTGATCAGATTCCACTCGGATGACACCATCACCAAAAAAGGCTTCCACCTGCGGTACACCAGCACCAAGTTTCAGGACACACTCCACAGCAGGAAGTGA